From Balaenoptera acutorostrata chromosome 8, mBalAcu1.1, whole genome shotgun sequence, the proteins below share one genomic window:
- the RALB gene encoding ras-related protein Ral-B, with the protein MAANKSKSQSSLALHKVIMVGSGGVGKSALTLQFMYDEFVEDYEPTKADSYRKKVVLDGEEVQIDILDTAGQEDYAAIRDNYFRSGEGFLLVFSITEHESFTATAEFREQILRVKAEEDKVPLLVAGNKSDLQERRQVPLEEARAKAEEWGVQYVETSAKTRANVDKVFFDLMREIRAKKMSENKDKNGKKSSKNKKSFKERCCLL; encoded by the exons ATGGCTGCAAACAAGAGCAAGAGCCAGAGCTCCCTGGCCCTCCACAAGGTCATCATGGTTGGCAGCGGAGGGGTGGGCAAGTCGGCCCTGACCTTGCAGTTCATGTACGATGAG TTCGTGGAGGACTATGAACCTACCAAGGCTGACAGTTACAGGAAGAAAGTGGTCCTGGACGGGGAGGAAGTCCAGATAGACATCCTGGACACGGCCGGACAGGAGGACTACGCGGCCATTCGCGACAACTACTTCCGGAGCGGGGAGGGCTTCCTCCTTGTGTTCTCCATCACCGAGCACGAGTCATTCACAGCAACTGCCGAGTTCAG GGAACAGATCCTCCGCGTTAAGGCGGAAGAAGATAAAGTCCCGCTGCTGGTTGCGGGGAACAAGTCTGACCTGCAGGAGCGGAGGCAGGTGCCGCTGGAGGAGGCCAGGGCCAAGGCCGAGGAGTGGGGCGTGCAGTACGTGGAGACCTCGGCCAAGACGCGGGCCAACGTGGACAAG gtGTTCTTTGACCTCATGAGAGAGATCAGAGCAAAGAAGATGTCAGAAAACAAAGACAAGAATGGCAAGAAAAGCAGCAAGAAcaagaaaagttttaaagaaagatgTTGCTTACTGTGA